The Manihot esculenta cultivar AM560-2 chromosome 1, M.esculenta_v8, whole genome shotgun sequence genome has a window encoding:
- the LOC110612076 gene encoding RNA-binding protein BRN1 isoform X1 has protein sequence MAEDKKEKKSSEESVKLFVGQVPKHMTEAQLLAMFNEFALVDEVNIIKDKTTRASRGCCFVICPSRQEADKAVNACHNKKTLPGASSPLQVKYADGELERLEHKLFVGMLPKNVSEAELSELFSKYGTIKDLQILRGSQQTSKGCAFLKYETKEQALAALAAVNGKHKMEGSSVPLVVKWADTEKERLARRAQKAQSQVSSLPTVDSQHPSLFGALPMGYVPPYNAYGYQTPGTYGIMPYRLPPLQNQPAFHSMLPPVNQGNALHGGIRPELAPAMGPRNYAMPPASYVGSAYPAMPGVQYPMAYPGGMPSHQPLSGSPSTVPAAVTSSNSAMSSSVSSSSGGQIEGPPGANLFIYHIPQEFGDRELANAFQPYGKVLSAKVFVDKATGVSKCFGFVSYDSPAAAQMAINMMNGCQLGGKKLKVQVKRDNKQSKPY, from the exons ATGGCGGAGGATAAGAAGGAGAAGAAATCGAGCGAAGAGAGCGTTAAGCTGTTTGTCGGTCAAGTGCCGAAGCACATGACGGAAGCTCAGCTTCTCGCAATGTTCAACGAGTTCGCTTTGGTCGACGAGGTCAACATAATTAAAGACAAGACCACTCGCGCCTCCAGag GGTGTTGTTTTGTTATATGCCCATCTCGGCAGGAAGCGGATAAGGCCGTAAATGCTTGCCATAACAAGAAAACGTTGCCTGGG GCATCTAGTCCGTTGCAAGTGAAGTATGCAGATGGCGAGTTGGAAAGGCTAG AACACAAGCTCTTTGTTGGTATGCTTCCAAAAAATGTTTCTGAAGCTGAGTTATCTGAGTTATTCTCTAAATATGGAACTATAAAAGACTTACAAATTCTAAGAGGTTCACAACAGACAAGCAAAG GGTGTGCTTTTTTGAAGTATGAGACTAAAGAACAAGCCCTTGCTGCCCTGGCAGCTGTCAATGGAAAGCACAAAATGGAG GGTTCAAGTGTTCCTTTGGTTGTCAAATGGGCAGATACAGAAAAGGAAAGGCTGGCTCGGAGGGCTCAGAAAGCACAATCTCAGGTGTCTAGCCTGCCAACTGTTGATTCACAACATCCTTCATTATTTGGAGCCTTGCCAATGGGGTACGTTCCCCCTTATAATGCATATGGATATCAG ACTCCTGGAACTTATGGAATTATGCCATACCGCTTGCCCCCTTTGCAGAATCAACCTGCTTTTCATAGTATGCTTCCTCCAGTTAATCAAGGAAACGCATTGCATGGTGGAATCAGACCTGAGCTTGCCCCTGCTATGGGTCCTAGAAATTATGCAATGCCTCCAGCCAGTTATGTTGGCTCTGCTTATCCTGCAATGCCAGGTGTTCAGTATCCCATGGCATATCCTGGAGGAATGCCAAGTCACCAGCCTTTGAGTGGGTCACCTAGTACTGTACCAGCTGCAGTTACAAGCAGTAATTCTGCAATGTCTTCAAGTGTCAGTTCAAGTTCTGGTGGTCAAATAGAAG GTCCGCCTGGTGCTAATCTTTTCATATATCACATACCTCAAGAATTTGGTGACCGGGAACTTGCCAATGCTTTTCAGCCATATGGTAAAGTGTTAAGTGCTAAGGTATTTGTAGATAAAGCAACTGGTGTTAGCAAATGTTTCG GATTTGTTAGTTATGACTCACCAGCAGCAGCACAAATGGCTATTAATATGATGAATGGATGCCAATTAGGCGGTAAGAAATTAAAAGTTCAGGTTAAGAGGGACAATAAACAGAGTAAACCTTATTGA
- the LOC110612076 gene encoding RNA-binding protein BRN1 isoform X2: MVKRGPQFDQQKSLLMHDLSPNTSQMHYKASSPLQVKYADGELERLEHKLFVGMLPKNVSEAELSELFSKYGTIKDLQILRGSQQTSKGCAFLKYETKEQALAALAAVNGKHKMEGSSVPLVVKWADTEKERLARRAQKAQSQVSSLPTVDSQHPSLFGALPMGYVPPYNAYGYQTPGTYGIMPYRLPPLQNQPAFHSMLPPVNQGNALHGGIRPELAPAMGPRNYAMPPASYVGSAYPAMPGVQYPMAYPGGMPSHQPLSGSPSTVPAAVTSSNSAMSSSVSSSSGGQIEGPPGANLFIYHIPQEFGDRELANAFQPYGKVLSAKVFVDKATGVSKCFGFVSYDSPAAAQMAINMMNGCQLGGKKLKVQVKRDNKQSKPY, from the exons ATGGTGAAAAGAGGCCCTCAGTTTGACCAACAAAAGTCACTATTAATGCATGATTTGTCCCCAAATACATCACAAATGCATTATAAG GCATCTAGTCCGTTGCAAGTGAAGTATGCAGATGGCGAGTTGGAAAGGCTAG AACACAAGCTCTTTGTTGGTATGCTTCCAAAAAATGTTTCTGAAGCTGAGTTATCTGAGTTATTCTCTAAATATGGAACTATAAAAGACTTACAAATTCTAAGAGGTTCACAACAGACAAGCAAAG GGTGTGCTTTTTTGAAGTATGAGACTAAAGAACAAGCCCTTGCTGCCCTGGCAGCTGTCAATGGAAAGCACAAAATGGAG GGTTCAAGTGTTCCTTTGGTTGTCAAATGGGCAGATACAGAAAAGGAAAGGCTGGCTCGGAGGGCTCAGAAAGCACAATCTCAGGTGTCTAGCCTGCCAACTGTTGATTCACAACATCCTTCATTATTTGGAGCCTTGCCAATGGGGTACGTTCCCCCTTATAATGCATATGGATATCAG ACTCCTGGAACTTATGGAATTATGCCATACCGCTTGCCCCCTTTGCAGAATCAACCTGCTTTTCATAGTATGCTTCCTCCAGTTAATCAAGGAAACGCATTGCATGGTGGAATCAGACCTGAGCTTGCCCCTGCTATGGGTCCTAGAAATTATGCAATGCCTCCAGCCAGTTATGTTGGCTCTGCTTATCCTGCAATGCCAGGTGTTCAGTATCCCATGGCATATCCTGGAGGAATGCCAAGTCACCAGCCTTTGAGTGGGTCACCTAGTACTGTACCAGCTGCAGTTACAAGCAGTAATTCTGCAATGTCTTCAAGTGTCAGTTCAAGTTCTGGTGGTCAAATAGAAG GTCCGCCTGGTGCTAATCTTTTCATATATCACATACCTCAAGAATTTGGTGACCGGGAACTTGCCAATGCTTTTCAGCCATATGGTAAAGTGTTAAGTGCTAAGGTATTTGTAGATAAAGCAACTGGTGTTAGCAAATGTTTCG GATTTGTTAGTTATGACTCACCAGCAGCAGCACAAATGGCTATTAATATGATGAATGGATGCCAATTAGGCGGTAAGAAATTAAAAGTTCAGGTTAAGAGGGACAATAAACAGAGTAAACCTTATTGA
- the LOC110612076 gene encoding RNA-binding protein BRN1 isoform X3 gives MAEDKKEKKSSEESVKLFVGQVPKHMTEAQLLAMFNEFALVDEVNIIKDKTTRASRGCCFVICPSRQEADKAVNACHNKKTLPGASSPLQVKYADGELERLEHKLFVGMLPKNVSEAELSELFSKYGTIKDLQILRGSQQTSKGCAFLKYETKEQALAALAAVNGKHKMEGSSVPLVVKWADTEKERLARRAQKAQSQVSSLPTVDSQHPSLFGALPMGYVPPYNAYGYQTPGTYGIMPYRLPPLQNQPAFHSMLPPVNQGNALHGGIRPELAPAMGPRNYAMPPASYVGSAYPAMPGVQYPMAYPGGMPSHQPLSGSPSTVPAAVTSSNSAMSSSVSSSSGGQIEVYLP, from the exons ATGGCGGAGGATAAGAAGGAGAAGAAATCGAGCGAAGAGAGCGTTAAGCTGTTTGTCGGTCAAGTGCCGAAGCACATGACGGAAGCTCAGCTTCTCGCAATGTTCAACGAGTTCGCTTTGGTCGACGAGGTCAACATAATTAAAGACAAGACCACTCGCGCCTCCAGag GGTGTTGTTTTGTTATATGCCCATCTCGGCAGGAAGCGGATAAGGCCGTAAATGCTTGCCATAACAAGAAAACGTTGCCTGGG GCATCTAGTCCGTTGCAAGTGAAGTATGCAGATGGCGAGTTGGAAAGGCTAG AACACAAGCTCTTTGTTGGTATGCTTCCAAAAAATGTTTCTGAAGCTGAGTTATCTGAGTTATTCTCTAAATATGGAACTATAAAAGACTTACAAATTCTAAGAGGTTCACAACAGACAAGCAAAG GGTGTGCTTTTTTGAAGTATGAGACTAAAGAACAAGCCCTTGCTGCCCTGGCAGCTGTCAATGGAAAGCACAAAATGGAG GGTTCAAGTGTTCCTTTGGTTGTCAAATGGGCAGATACAGAAAAGGAAAGGCTGGCTCGGAGGGCTCAGAAAGCACAATCTCAGGTGTCTAGCCTGCCAACTGTTGATTCACAACATCCTTCATTATTTGGAGCCTTGCCAATGGGGTACGTTCCCCCTTATAATGCATATGGATATCAG ACTCCTGGAACTTATGGAATTATGCCATACCGCTTGCCCCCTTTGCAGAATCAACCTGCTTTTCATAGTATGCTTCCTCCAGTTAATCAAGGAAACGCATTGCATGGTGGAATCAGACCTGAGCTTGCCCCTGCTATGGGTCCTAGAAATTATGCAATGCCTCCAGCCAGTTATGTTGGCTCTGCTTATCCTGCAATGCCAGGTGTTCAGTATCCCATGGCATATCCTGGAGGAATGCCAAGTCACCAGCCTTTGAGTGGGTCACCTAGTACTGTACCAGCTGCAGTTACAAGCAGTAATTCTGCAATGTCTTCAAGTGTCAGTTCAAGTTCTGGTGGTCAAATAGAAG TTTATTTGCCTTAG
- the LOC110612097 gene encoding U1 small nuclear ribonucleoprotein C, which produces MPRYYCDYCDTYLTHDSPSVRKQHNAGYKHKANVRSYYQQFEEQQTQSLIDQRIKEHLGQTAAFQQVGAAYNQHLLVQRPRLPVLPTPVMPVSGNPQLPVNAPLIPGIRPPVLPRPIPGAPGYLSAPGMPQMLAPPGAPPLPGHANGMQRPPMVIPPTTVPGSTPASTASGAAPSMVPPATYQANPAAATSGSFDSFNSAPAVAPEANH; this is translated from the exons ATGCCTCG GTATTACTGTGATTATTGTGACACTTATTTGACCCATGATTCT CCATCTGTTAGAAAGCAACACAACGCGGGTTACAAGCACAAG GCAAATGTGAGATCCTACTATCAACAGTTTGAGGAGCAACAAACCCAAAGTTTAATTGATCAAAGAATAAAAGAACACCTTGGCCAAACTGCAGCATTCCAGCAGGTTGGAGCTGCATACAATCAACATTTACTGGTGCAGAGGCCCCGTCTTCCTGTTCTGCCTACACCAGTAATGCCTGTCTCAGGGAATCCGCAGTTACCTGTAAATGCACCACTAATCCCTGGGATTAGGCCTCCTGTTCTTCCAAGACCTATACCTGGTGCTCCAG GTTATTTGTCTGCTCCAGGCATGCCACAAATGTTGGCACCGCCTGGTGCACCTCCCTTACCTGGTCATGCAAATGGCATGCAAAGGCCTCCCATGGTGATTCCCCCAACAACTGTTCCTGGGAGTACACCAGCATCCACTGCTTCTGGTGCTGCTCCTTCGATGGTTCCACCTGCTACTTATCAGGCAAATCCAGCAGCAGCCACAAGTGGAAGCTTTGACAGCTTCAATAGTGCTCCGGCTGTGGCTCCTGAGGCTAATCATTAG
- the LOC110622401 gene encoding F-box protein At1g69090 has product MNSSPDDYCAPPPKLPRTNNGDKPARDWSELPHELIAIVADGLGIIDLLSFRGVCKDWNIASRTASAEIESSPSREPWFLLYGESSQCLLLSESGKKYTINIPKLNNGGATCIGSNNGWLLILQQNSIFFFCPFSDAKIDLPKLPSSEFSDYAASFSSPPTSKDCIVSVLCQNNTSDMELYLLRRGGNNWTTHKHRCPHERPPKKIKCAVYCEDEFHFLDDADKLVTFSVKDFQWKIFRIISQDKPGVESIPYYMRKNSFKTKCMKQQLGLGDDVSISICGTAVLAIAHPKTERIIFGELINPPQPQESEARSLKGVWIQPRFFYVPADQSWYASS; this is encoded by the exons ATGAATTCTTCTCCTGACGATTATTGCGCTCCTCCGCCAAAACTCCCAAG gactaaCAATGGCGACAAGCCAGCCAGAGATTGGTCTGAACTTCCTCATGAGCTTATAGCAATCGTTGCTGATGGCTTAGGCATAATTGACCTTCTCAGCTTTCGCGGTGTTTGTAAGGATTGGAATATTGCTTCTCGTACAGCTTCAGCAGAGATTGAATCCTCGCCATCACGTGAACCTTGGTTTCTACTTTACGGCGAAAGTTCTCAATGCCTCCTCCTGAGTGAATCCGGTAAGAAATACACCATCAATATCCCAAAGCTGAACAATGGTGGAGCCACTTGCATAGGATCAAACAATGGCTGGCTTCTTATACTTCAACAAAACTCTATTTTCTTCTTCTGTCCATTCTCCGATGCAAAAATAGACCTTCCCAAGTTGCCTAGCTCAGAATTCTCGGATTATGCTGCTTCGTTTTCATCTCCTCCTACTTCCAAAGATTGCATTGTTTCTGTCCTTTGCCAGAATAATACATCAGATATGGAATTGTATCTTCTTCGCCGTGGGGGTAATAACTGGACAACCCACAAGCACAGGTGTCCCCATGAGAGACCACCTAAGAAAATCAAATGTGCAGTTTACTGTGAAGATGAGTTCCATTTTTTGGACGATGCAGATAAACTAGTCACATTCTCAGTCAAGGATTTCCAGTGGAAAATCTTCAGGATAATTTCGCAGGATAAGCCTGGTGTTGAATCAATACCATATTACATGAGAAAGAATTCCTTCAAGACGAAGTGTATGAAACAACAATTAGGATTGGGAGATGATGTGTCGATTTCTATTTGTGGGACAGCAGTACTAGCTATTGCCCACCCAAAAACAGAAAGGATCATCTTTGGTGAGCTCATCAATCCTCCTCAACCTCAAGAATCTGAAGCTCGTAGCCTGAAAGGGGTGTGGATCCAGCCTCGTTTCTTTTATGTACCTGCGGATCAGAGTTGGTATGCTTCAAGTTAA